In Pseudonocardia cypriaca, a single genomic region encodes these proteins:
- a CDS encoding ABC transporter permease, with translation MTAVDEPATTPAASSAALLRLLVPAGSYAGRSHALLIRSATASRRAWLAFVSGFSEPVFYLFAMGQGLGSMVGTLPGPDGAPISYAAFIAPGLLAASAMNGAVFDSTFNVFFKLKYGRIYDAMLATPLGPVDIALGEIGWALIRGGLYALGFLAVMGGFGLLVSPWALLALPAALLVAFAFAAVGMAATSYMRSWQDFDLVTLVVLPMFLFSTTFYPLSVYPRWLQIVVECLPLYHAVELMRGLTTGAVHAGMLGHLAYFVVMTAVGLVVAARRLDALLLR, from the coding sequence ATGACCGCGGTCGACGAGCCGGCCACGACACCGGCGGCATCCTCGGCAGCGCTGCTGCGGCTGCTGGTGCCGGCCGGCAGCTACGCGGGGCGCTCGCACGCGTTGCTGATCCGTTCGGCCACCGCGTCGCGCAGGGCGTGGCTCGCGTTCGTGTCGGGGTTCTCCGAGCCGGTGTTCTACCTGTTCGCGATGGGGCAGGGCCTCGGATCCATGGTGGGCACGCTGCCCGGTCCGGACGGCGCCCCCATCAGCTACGCCGCGTTCATCGCGCCCGGTCTCCTCGCGGCGTCCGCGATGAACGGCGCGGTGTTCGACTCCACCTTCAACGTGTTCTTCAAGCTCAAGTACGGCCGCATCTACGACGCGATGCTGGCCACCCCGCTCGGTCCGGTCGACATCGCGCTCGGTGAGATCGGGTGGGCCCTCATCCGCGGCGGCCTCTACGCGCTCGGCTTCCTCGCCGTGATGGGCGGCTTCGGGCTGTTGGTGTCGCCGTGGGCGCTGCTGGCGCTCCCGGCGGCGCTGCTCGTGGCGTTCGCGTTCGCGGCCGTCGGCATGGCCGCCACGTCGTACATGCGCTCGTGGCAGGACTTCGACCTGGTCACGCTCGTGGTGCTGCCGATGTTCCTGTTCTCCACCACGTTCTACCCGCTCTCGGTCTACCCCCGGTGGCTGCAGATCGTGGTGGAGTGCCTGCCGCTCTACCACGCGGTGGAGCTGATGCGCGGGCTCACCACGGGTGCCGTGCACGCCGGGATGCTCGGACACCTGGCCTACTTCGTGGTCATGACCGCGGTCGGGTTGGTCGTGGCGGCCCGGCGGCTGGACGCACTGCTGCTCCGGTAG
- a CDS encoding HAD family hydrolase: MERPRTVVFDLGEVLVSSGAVIPRLAAELGTTVDEFLPAYWSGRVAYDLGATAEEYWTGVLAALGRAPEPGLLARLTAIDSTKWSTLPQVSADLLAHLQAQGVRLGVLSNAPGPLAAAVRAAPWSAGIPHLVFSAEVALVKPDPGIYAHADSVYGTEPGDVVFFDDRVENVEAARAHGWDAHVWAGAGPALAALDR, translated from the coding sequence GTGGAACGCCCCCGAACCGTCGTCTTCGATCTCGGCGAAGTGCTCGTGTCCTCGGGTGCGGTGATCCCACGCCTCGCGGCCGAGCTCGGCACAACCGTGGACGAGTTCCTGCCCGCGTACTGGTCCGGCCGGGTCGCCTACGACCTCGGCGCCACCGCAGAGGAGTACTGGACGGGCGTGCTGGCGGCGCTGGGCCGCGCTCCGGAGCCGGGGCTGCTGGCCCGGCTCACCGCCATCGACTCGACCAAGTGGTCGACCCTGCCGCAGGTGAGCGCCGACCTGCTCGCGCACCTGCAGGCGCAGGGCGTGCGGCTCGGGGTCCTGTCCAACGCCCCCGGCCCGCTCGCGGCGGCCGTGCGCGCGGCCCCGTGGAGCGCGGGCATCCCGCACCTGGTGTTCTCGGCCGAGGTCGCGCTCGTCAAGCCGGACCCGGGCATCTACGCCCACGCCGACTCCGTGTACGGCACGGAGCCGGGTGACGTCGTGTTCTTCGACGACCGGGTGGAGAACGTCGAGGCGGCCCGGGCACACGGCTGGGACGCGCACGTCTGGGCGGGCGCCGGCCCCGCGCTCGCCGCACTGGACCGGTGA
- a CDS encoding class I SAM-dependent methyltransferase, with protein MDQDKVTEFLGRAMTDMAATGGAGLVVIGHRLGLYRALAEGPATPERFAERTGCNERYLTEWLRGQAAGGYVTYEPATGEFSLTEEQAFCLADPNGPNVPAVFLIGLGYLRSEPRLTEAFRTGEGIGWHEHDEDVFVGCDAFYRPGYVASLVPEWIPALDGVDAKLAAGGRVADIGCGLGSSSVLLAEAYPKASVVGSDYHAESIGLACKKAADAGVGDRVSFEVATAQTFTGTNYDLVTMFDCLHDMGDPVGAARRVREALAPDGTWLLVEPYASDKVEENFNPVGRLYYNGSTFLCVPNGLSQPGGHSLGAQAGEAAIRRVVTEAGFTRFRRAAESPFNLVFEVRP; from the coding sequence ATGGATCAGGACAAGGTGACGGAGTTCCTCGGGCGGGCCATGACCGACATGGCGGCGACCGGCGGTGCGGGCCTCGTGGTGATCGGTCACCGGCTCGGCCTCTACCGAGCGCTCGCGGAGGGCCCGGCGACGCCCGAGCGGTTCGCCGAGCGCACCGGGTGCAACGAGCGCTACCTCACCGAGTGGCTGCGCGGCCAGGCCGCAGGCGGCTACGTGACCTACGAGCCCGCCACCGGGGAGTTCTCATTGACCGAGGAGCAGGCGTTCTGCCTCGCCGACCCGAACGGCCCCAACGTGCCCGCGGTGTTCCTCATCGGGCTCGGCTACCTGCGCTCCGAGCCGCGCCTCACCGAGGCGTTCCGCACCGGCGAGGGCATCGGCTGGCACGAGCACGACGAGGACGTCTTCGTCGGCTGCGACGCGTTCTACCGGCCCGGCTACGTGGCCTCGCTGGTGCCGGAGTGGATCCCGGCACTCGACGGCGTCGACGCCAAGCTCGCGGCCGGTGGGCGGGTGGCCGACATCGGCTGTGGTCTCGGCTCGTCGTCGGTGTTGCTCGCCGAGGCCTACCCGAAGGCCAGCGTCGTCGGCTCCGACTACCACGCCGAGTCGATCGGCCTGGCCTGCAAGAAGGCCGCGGACGCCGGGGTCGGCGACCGGGTGAGCTTCGAGGTGGCGACCGCCCAGACCTTCACCGGGACGAACTACGACCTCGTGACCATGTTCGACTGCCTGCACGACATGGGCGACCCGGTGGGGGCCGCCCGCCGCGTGCGGGAGGCACTGGCCCCGGACGGCACGTGGCTGCTGGTCGAGCCGTACGCGTCGGACAAGGTCGAGGAGAACTTCAACCCGGTCGGCCGGCTGTACTACAACGGTTCGACGTTCCTGTGCGTGCCGAACGGGCTGTCCCAGCCGGGCGGCCACTCGCTCGGCGCGCAGGCCGGGGAGGCGGCGATCCGCCGGGTCGTCACCGAGGCCGGCTTCACGAGGTTCCGGCGGGCCGCGGAATCGCCGTTCAACCTCGTCTTCGAGGTCCGCCCGTAA
- a CDS encoding TIGR03960 family B12-binding radical SAM protein — translation MTAPSIFPDLEPLLPRVSKPVQYVGGELNAQVKDWESAAVRWALMYPDAYEVGLPNQGVMILYELLNERQDALAERCYAVWPDLEALMREHRVPAFTVDSHRPLGAFDLLGVSFSTELGYTNLLTALDLAGIPLHAVDRGTDHPIVVAGGHAAFNPEPIADFVDVAAIGDGEEVVGEITDVVKAWKADGRPGGRRELLLRLAGVDGCYVPSLYEVSYGPDGAIAAVTPVDERVPRSVTKRTTTDLDAWPYPKQPLVPLADTVHERASVEIFRGCTRGCRFCQAGMITRPVRERSLQGVGEMVDAAVRASGFDEVGLLSLSSADHSEIAEITKGLADRYEGTNTSLSLPSTRVDAFNIDLANEISRNGRRSGLTFAPEGGSERIRRVINKMVSEDDLIRTVSEAFAQGWRQVKLYFMCGLPTEEDEDVLQIADMAHNVIRAGREASGRNDVRCTISIGGFVPKPHTPFQWAAQASPEVIDDRLRKLREKVNSNRRLGRNVGMRYHDGEPSLIEGLLARGDRRVGRVIERVWREGGRFDGWSEHFSYQRWVQACTAELEPLGVSLAWFTTRERDRDEVLPWDHLDSGLERDWLWDDWQDALSGREQDDCRWTPCFDCGVCPSTGTDIEVGPSGTTLLPLTVVNPLTGGARGEGTASARGNAGAGG, via the coding sequence ATGACGGCACCGTCGATTTTTCCGGACCTCGAGCCGCTGCTGCCGCGCGTCTCGAAGCCCGTGCAGTACGTCGGCGGCGAGCTGAACGCGCAGGTGAAGGACTGGGAGTCGGCCGCCGTCCGGTGGGCGCTCATGTACCCCGACGCGTACGAGGTCGGGCTGCCCAACCAGGGCGTCATGATTCTGTACGAGCTGCTCAACGAGCGGCAGGACGCGCTCGCCGAGCGTTGCTACGCGGTCTGGCCGGACCTCGAGGCGCTGATGCGCGAGCACCGCGTCCCCGCGTTCACAGTCGACTCGCACCGGCCGCTCGGCGCCTTCGACCTGCTCGGCGTCAGCTTCTCCACCGAGCTCGGGTACACCAACCTGCTCACGGCGCTCGACCTCGCCGGCATCCCGCTGCACGCCGTCGATCGGGGCACCGACCACCCGATCGTGGTGGCGGGCGGACACGCCGCGTTCAACCCGGAGCCGATCGCCGACTTCGTCGACGTGGCCGCGATCGGCGACGGCGAGGAGGTGGTCGGCGAGATCACCGACGTCGTCAAGGCGTGGAAGGCCGATGGCCGTCCCGGTGGGCGCCGCGAGCTCCTGCTGCGGCTGGCCGGCGTCGACGGCTGCTACGTCCCGTCGCTGTACGAGGTGAGCTACGGCCCCGACGGCGCCATCGCCGCCGTCACGCCCGTCGACGAGCGCGTGCCGCGCAGCGTCACCAAGCGCACCACCACCGACCTCGACGCCTGGCCGTACCCGAAGCAGCCGCTCGTGCCGCTCGCCGACACCGTGCACGAGCGCGCGAGCGTCGAGATCTTCCGCGGCTGCACCCGCGGCTGCCGGTTCTGCCAGGCCGGGATGATCACCCGTCCGGTCCGGGAACGGTCGCTGCAGGGTGTCGGTGAGATGGTCGATGCCGCGGTGCGCGCGAGCGGCTTCGACGAGGTGGGGCTGCTGTCGCTGTCCAGCGCCGACCACTCCGAGATCGCCGAGATCACCAAGGGCCTCGCCGACCGCTACGAGGGCACCAACACCTCGCTCTCGCTGCCGAGCACCCGCGTCGACGCGTTCAACATTGACCTCGCCAACGAGATCTCCCGCAACGGCCGACGCTCCGGCCTCACGTTCGCCCCGGAGGGCGGGTCGGAGCGGATCCGGCGCGTGATCAACAAGATGGTGTCGGAGGACGACCTCATCCGCACCGTCTCGGAGGCGTTCGCGCAGGGCTGGCGGCAGGTGAAGCTGTACTTCATGTGCGGCCTGCCCACCGAGGAGGACGAGGACGTCCTGCAGATCGCGGACATGGCGCACAACGTGATCCGCGCCGGCCGCGAGGCGTCCGGCCGCAACGACGTGCGCTGCACGATCTCGATCGGCGGGTTCGTCCCCAAGCCGCACACCCCGTTCCAGTGGGCGGCGCAGGCGTCCCCCGAGGTGATCGACGACCGGCTGCGCAAGCTGCGGGAGAAGGTCAACAGCAACCGCAGGCTCGGCCGCAACGTCGGCATGCGCTACCACGACGGCGAGCCGTCGCTGATCGAAGGCCTGCTCGCCCGCGGCGACCGGCGCGTCGGCCGCGTGATCGAGCGGGTGTGGCGCGAGGGCGGCCGGTTCGACGGCTGGAGCGAGCACTTCTCCTACCAGCGCTGGGTGCAGGCCTGCACGGCCGAGCTGGAGCCGCTCGGGGTTTCGCTGGCGTGGTTCACCACCCGCGAGCGCGACCGCGACGAGGTGCTGCCGTGGGACCACCTCGACTCCGGTCTGGAGCGCGACTGGCTCTGGGACGACTGGCAGGACGCGCTGTCCGGCCGGGAGCAGGACGACTGCCGGTGGACCCCGTGCTTCGACTGCGGCGTGTGCCCGTCGACGGGCACGGACATCGAGGTCGGCCCCAGCGGCACCACGCTGCTGCCGCTGACGGTGGTGAACCCGCTCACCGGAGGTGCGCGGGGCGAAGGGACGGCGTCGGCCAGGGGGAACGCGGGCGCAGGTGGCTGA
- a CDS encoding BTAD domain-containing putative transcriptional regulator — protein MRVRVEVLGPLRLVVDGAPVDVPGPKRRAVLALLALAEGRIVPVDHLLDALWPTEVPESGRQALHTHVSRLRAHLGTAAARLQTRHDGYRLDLTADELDVAGARSLLAKARADHDAFALLREAHALWRGPVLADLTDVTRIATAVEGCAQLRREITDGLIAAGIAAGRGDEVCGLAADALAADPLREPAVLLCMRALAAAGRAAEALRTAREFRRRLVEETGLDPSPALGELERDIAGGAAGPPPARPEVQARPTTRLVGRDDEVTALHRLLADERLVTIVGPGGVGKTRVALEVAGRTDASTVLLLAPVTDPAAIPHALAAALNLNVLQGDVLTACVAVLAHRAGLLVIDNCEHLLDAVRDTVEAVLAGCPDLSVLATSRERLGLAAEYTFRLAPLPLPGPDQDLPGVPSVAVFLDRAARARPGPPPTPAELRTVADIVRRLDGMPLAIELAAGRLSTFSLIDLHRRLDRSLDLLGGGRPTADARHRTLRATVEWSYDLLTDDERRLFRQLSVFVDGVDLETAERVGTEMGLRPDPGTALAHLVDASMIDVAFDGATRYRMLETLRAYGLDRLAEAGEDEAAGERFVRWAVELADWIGTVLGTENEADADTVLRRDLPNLRAAWRLARSRGLLDAATAMVTALNEAMSYRDLVELRGWAEELGDDPAIAAHPNAAAVLGTAAEAAYLWGDHPRAERLARAGLERATDATGKWFCLIPLAWVELARAAYPEVVEHCLAATVLARRAPEAIGGAALASAYAGDADEARALIERAHGGGTSPSQRSWIAYVSGEIESRAGHNDLAERHYLSAIELARRSGATFLVGVATVGLLTVRAAAGRVGDALRGYREVIDYFARTGNWTHLWATLRDLAGLLRTLGDDGPAALLVAAAADAPDAPAAVPPPPLVPGTPVLDRTELLEVARRAIQRNLQAVANDSAPTHAV, from the coding sequence GTGAGGGTTCGGGTGGAGGTGCTCGGGCCGCTGCGGCTGGTGGTCGACGGCGCGCCGGTGGACGTGCCCGGCCCGAAGCGGCGGGCGGTGCTGGCCTTGCTCGCGCTCGCCGAGGGCCGGATCGTTCCGGTCGATCACCTCCTGGATGCGCTGTGGCCCACGGAGGTGCCGGAGTCGGGCCGCCAGGCCCTGCACACGCACGTCTCCCGGTTGCGCGCGCACCTCGGGACGGCGGCGGCCCGGCTGCAGACGAGGCACGACGGCTACCGGCTCGACCTCACCGCCGACGAGCTGGACGTGGCAGGGGCGCGATCCCTGCTGGCGAAGGCGCGCGCCGATCACGACGCGTTCGCGCTGCTCCGCGAGGCGCACGCGCTGTGGCGAGGGCCGGTGCTCGCCGACCTCACCGATGTCACCCGGATCGCAACGGCGGTCGAGGGCTGCGCGCAGCTGCGCCGCGAGATCACCGACGGTCTGATCGCCGCCGGGATCGCCGCCGGCCGGGGCGACGAGGTCTGCGGCCTCGCCGCCGACGCGCTGGCCGCCGATCCGCTGCGCGAGCCGGCGGTCCTGCTGTGCATGCGCGCGTTGGCAGCGGCCGGACGGGCGGCGGAGGCACTGCGCACCGCACGCGAGTTCCGCAGGCGGCTGGTCGAGGAGACGGGCCTCGACCCGTCGCCGGCGCTCGGTGAGCTGGAGCGCGACATCGCAGGCGGCGCCGCCGGTCCGCCACCGGCCCGGCCCGAGGTGCAGGCCCGCCCCACGACCCGGTTGGTCGGTCGCGACGACGAGGTCACGGCGCTGCACCGGCTGCTCGCGGACGAGCGGCTCGTCACGATCGTCGGCCCCGGCGGGGTGGGCAAGACCAGGGTCGCGCTCGAGGTGGCCGGGCGGACCGACGCGTCGACCGTGCTGCTGCTCGCGCCGGTCACCGATCCGGCCGCGATCCCGCACGCGCTGGCCGCGGCGCTGAACCTGAACGTCCTGCAGGGCGACGTCCTCACGGCCTGCGTCGCGGTACTGGCCCACCGCGCCGGTCTGCTCGTGATCGACAACTGCGAGCACCTGCTGGATGCGGTCCGCGACACCGTCGAGGCCGTCCTGGCCGGCTGCCCCGACCTGAGTGTCCTCGCCACCAGCCGCGAACGGCTCGGGCTGGCCGCCGAGTACACCTTCCGGCTCGCCCCGCTCCCGCTGCCCGGTCCGGACCAGGACCTCCCGGGCGTGCCGTCCGTCGCGGTCTTCCTCGACCGGGCTGCGCGTGCCCGCCCCGGCCCTCCACCGACGCCCGCGGAGCTGCGGACCGTCGCGGACATCGTCCGGCGGCTCGACGGGATGCCGCTCGCCATCGAGCTCGCCGCCGGCCGGCTGTCCACCTTCTCCCTGATCGACCTGCACCGGCGGCTCGATCGCTCACTGGATCTGCTCGGCGGCGGCCGCCCGACCGCCGACGCGCGGCACCGGACCCTGCGCGCGACCGTCGAGTGGTCCTACGACCTCCTCACCGACGACGAGCGGCGGCTGTTCCGACAGCTGTCGGTGTTCGTCGACGGCGTCGACCTCGAGACCGCCGAGCGGGTCGGAACAGAGATGGGACTGCGACCCGATCCCGGGACCGCCCTCGCCCACCTCGTCGACGCCTCCATGATCGATGTCGCGTTCGACGGGGCCACTCGGTACCGCATGCTGGAGACGCTGCGGGCGTACGGCCTCGATCGCCTTGCGGAGGCCGGTGAGGACGAGGCTGCAGGCGAGCGCTTCGTCCGGTGGGCCGTCGAGCTGGCCGACTGGATCGGGACCGTCCTGGGCACCGAGAACGAAGCCGATGCGGACACCGTCCTGCGGCGCGACCTGCCGAACCTGCGCGCCGCGTGGCGGCTGGCTCGCAGTCGGGGGCTTCTCGACGCCGCCACCGCGATGGTCACCGCGCTGAACGAGGCGATGAGCTACCGCGACCTCGTCGAGCTGCGCGGCTGGGCGGAGGAGCTGGGCGACGACCCGGCGATCGCCGCCCACCCGAACGCGGCCGCCGTCCTCGGCACGGCAGCGGAGGCCGCGTACCTCTGGGGCGACCATCCACGGGCCGAGCGGCTCGCTCGCGCCGGGCTGGAGCGGGCGACCGATGCCACCGGGAAGTGGTTCTGCCTGATCCCGTTGGCCTGGGTGGAGCTGGCCCGCGCGGCGTACCCCGAGGTCGTCGAGCACTGCCTCGCCGCGACCGTGCTCGCTCGTAGGGCTCCCGAGGCAATCGGAGGAGCTGCCCTTGCGAGCGCCTACGCGGGCGATGCCGACGAGGCACGGGCTCTCATCGAGCGGGCACACGGTGGCGGAACGTCGCCCTCGCAGCGTTCCTGGATCGCATACGTGTCGGGGGAGATCGAGAGCCGCGCCGGCCACAACGACCTCGCCGAACGGCACTACCTCAGCGCCATCGAGCTGGCACGCAGGTCGGGCGCGACCTTCCTCGTCGGCGTCGCGACCGTGGGCCTGCTGACGGTGCGCGCCGCCGCCGGCCGCGTCGGCGACGCGCTGCGCGGCTACCGCGAGGTGATCGACTACTTCGCCCGCACCGGCAACTGGACCCATCTCTGGGCCACCCTGCGCGACCTCGCCGGCCTCCTGCGCACGCTGGGCGACGACGGGCCTGCGGCACTGCTCGTCGCCGCGGCCGCCGACGCGCCCGACGCCCCCGCGGCCGTACCGCCGCCACCGCTCGTCCCGGGAACGCCGGTCCTCGACCGGACCGAGTTGCTCGAGGTGGCGCGGCGGGCCATCCAGCGGAACCTTCAGGCCGTGGCGAACGACTCCGCGCCGACCCACGCCGTGTAG
- a CDS encoding GNAT family N-acetyltransferase, with protein MAEVADTEFGQQVAIRVADERDLSALAGLRRAWLEERLGYPVEDPGFEASFAQWWRVELPRRTFWVAEVGSPRSGYTAVGSINVLEIVHMPRPGARGGRMGHVGNAFVLASFADRGVPAALLEAVVEHAKARRYRRLILAPTTGSAPFYRRAGFAPAGEGLLMLDPSTLPSA; from the coding sequence GTGGCTGAGGTCGCCGATACCGAGTTCGGACAGCAGGTCGCGATCCGCGTGGCCGACGAGCGCGACCTGAGCGCGCTCGCCGGGTTGCGGCGCGCCTGGCTGGAGGAACGCCTCGGGTACCCGGTGGAGGACCCCGGGTTCGAGGCGTCGTTCGCGCAGTGGTGGCGGGTGGAGCTGCCGCGGCGGACGTTCTGGGTCGCCGAGGTCGGCTCGCCGCGCAGCGGTTACACCGCGGTCGGTTCGATCAACGTGCTGGAGATCGTGCACATGCCGCGGCCGGGCGCGCGGGGCGGGCGGATGGGGCACGTCGGCAACGCCTTCGTGCTCGCGTCGTTCGCCGACCGCGGGGTGCCGGCCGCGCTGCTCGAGGCCGTGGTCGAGCACGCGAAGGCGCGGCGCTACCGCCGCCTGATCCTGGCGCCGACCACCGGCAGCGCGCCCTTCTACCGCCGCGCCGGGTTCGCGCCTGCGGGGGAGGGGTTGCTGATGCTCGACCCGTCCACGCTGCCATCCGCTTGA
- a CDS encoding Rid family hydrolase, with the protein MRLFHVLPAIALVVAGCAAGPADAAPSEPPFTARSVLPDGEANPMIAQGVALGAGADLYKTSGIGPTQLNAAAGEGTPEAFIDTTQFAGGALPAGVTITEAQGMNVLRAIQENLERQGLRLEDVTTMRVFLDNAPGSDRADYAGWNRAYRQFFANTDLQTGDTALVPMGSAEPSAPLVRNPARPSRFALEVQSLPVPGWLVEVEVDAVFPPGTSPR; encoded by the coding sequence ATGCGCCTTTTCCACGTCCTGCCCGCAATCGCCCTCGTCGTCGCCGGCTGCGCCGCAGGCCCGGCCGATGCGGCCCCCTCGGAACCGCCGTTCACCGCGCGCTCGGTCCTGCCGGACGGCGAGGCCAACCCGATGATCGCCCAGGGCGTCGCGCTCGGCGCCGGGGCGGACCTCTACAAGACCAGCGGGATCGGCCCGACCCAGCTCAATGCCGCGGCGGGCGAGGGCACTCCGGAGGCGTTCATCGACACCACGCAGTTCGCCGGCGGCGCCCTCCCTGCCGGCGTCACGATCACCGAGGCCCAGGGCATGAACGTGCTGCGCGCCATCCAGGAGAACCTGGAACGGCAGGGCCTGCGCCTGGAGGACGTCACGACGATGCGGGTGTTCCTCGACAACGCCCCCGGCTCCGACCGCGCCGACTACGCCGGCTGGAACCGCGCCTACCGGCAGTTCTTCGCCAACACCGACCTGCAGACCGGCGACACCGCCCTCGTGCCGATGGGCAGCGCGGAGCCGTCGGCCCCGCTGGTGCGCAACCCGGCGCGGCCGAGCCGGTTCGCGCTGGAGGTGCAGAGCCTGCCGGTACCGGGCTGGCTGGTGGAGGTCGAGGTGGACGCGGTGTTCCCGCCGGGGACGAGCCCGCGCTGA
- a CDS encoding PIG-L deacetylase family protein, with amino-acid sequence MITELGTILGVWAHPDDEAYLSGGLMALAGDAGSRVVCVTATRGELGTPDPDVWPPQRLAAERTVELARCLEILGVTEHHWLGYRDGECPQVDPSEAVARLCELIEDVRPDTVLTFGPDGITGHPDHQTISAWTTKAFDRAAPPDARLLYAALSEPRMRRWKRLGDELGIYLPGYPVVTPADRLPVDLELDPHTAERKVRALAAQTTQTAGLIAMLGVDRYTAWVGAESFATA; translated from the coding sequence ATGATCACCGAGTTGGGGACGATCCTCGGGGTGTGGGCCCACCCCGACGACGAGGCGTACCTGTCCGGCGGGTTGATGGCGCTGGCCGGGGACGCCGGATCGCGGGTGGTGTGCGTCACCGCCACCCGGGGCGAGCTCGGCACGCCCGACCCGGACGTCTGGCCTCCGCAGCGGCTGGCCGCGGAGCGCACCGTCGAGCTGGCGCGCTGCCTGGAGATCCTCGGTGTCACCGAGCACCACTGGCTCGGGTACCGCGACGGCGAGTGTCCCCAGGTAGACCCGTCGGAGGCGGTCGCGCGGCTGTGCGAGCTGATCGAGGACGTCCGCCCGGACACGGTGCTGACGTTCGGCCCGGACGGCATCACCGGCCACCCGGACCACCAGACGATCTCCGCCTGGACGACGAAGGCGTTCGACCGCGCCGCCCCGCCGGATGCCCGGTTGCTGTACGCCGCGCTCTCGGAGCCGCGCATGAGGCGCTGGAAGCGCCTCGGTGACGAGCTCGGCATCTACCTCCCCGGCTACCCGGTCGTCACGCCGGCCGACCGGCTCCCGGTCGACCTGGAGCTGGACCCGCACACCGCGGAGCGCAAGGTCCGTGCACTGGCGGCCCAGACGACGCAGACGGCCGGGCTCATCGCCATGCTGGGCGTGGACCGCTACACGGCGTGGGTCGGCGCGGAGTCGTTCGCCACGGCCTGA
- a CDS encoding antibiotic biosynthesis monooxygenase family protein: MMTVVTQVTLKTGCEPEWDAAMRERLAAARGQRGWVGGQLLIPLDGVNKRAVVGTWESRADWEAWHEDERFLESRKRMDGLQEGRSEMVWYEVVTEGRGAGSSSVGPPQ, encoded by the coding sequence ATGATGACCGTCGTCACCCAGGTCACGCTGAAGACGGGCTGCGAGCCCGAGTGGGACGCCGCCATGCGCGAGCGCCTCGCGGCCGCGAGAGGGCAGCGCGGCTGGGTGGGCGGCCAGCTGCTCATCCCGCTGGACGGGGTCAACAAGCGGGCGGTCGTCGGGACGTGGGAGAGCCGCGCCGACTGGGAGGCCTGGCACGAGGACGAGCGGTTCCTCGAGTCCCGCAAGCGGATGGACGGCCTGCAGGAGGGCCGCAGCGAGATGGTCTGGTACGAGGTGGTGACCGAGGGGCGGGGCGCCGGGTCGTCGTCCGTCGGACCTCCGCAGTAG
- a CDS encoding MFS transporter encodes MRSRAVAPLGIGAFAIGTDLFVVAGVLPDLAADLGVTVGTAGLTVTVFALAYATGAPVLGALLAARPMRQVLIGSLVLFALCNVVSALAPGLAVLLGARVLAALTASAYVPAAGAAAVAAAPANRRGRALGVVLGGSAVAMVLGAPLGALAASLLSWRAAFGLVAVLAVGTVVGLLRSGVGSDAPARSTLAERLRPLRSPAVAGTLAVTFLAMTASNSVYTYLAVLVSGRVELYIAAFGLAGVVGTWWGATAVDRFGSRRVVTAMVLVLGTGLATLPHVAGAVALAAVAPWGVAAWGFVSAQQHRVTGMGPAPLLLALNSSAVHLGFATGALLGGLVVDAAGVGSLWLVPLVCCGAGLVLHGILGREARS; translated from the coding sequence GTGAGATCGAGAGCGGTCGCGCCGCTCGGGATCGGCGCGTTCGCGATCGGCACCGACCTGTTCGTCGTCGCCGGGGTGCTTCCCGACCTCGCCGCCGACCTCGGTGTCACGGTCGGCACCGCGGGCCTGACCGTCACCGTCTTCGCGCTGGCGTACGCGACCGGCGCTCCGGTCCTGGGCGCCCTGCTCGCGGCCCGGCCGATGCGGCAGGTGCTGATCGGCTCGCTGGTGCTGTTCGCCCTGTGCAACGTGGTGTCCGCGCTCGCACCCGGCCTCGCGGTGCTGCTCGGGGCCCGCGTGCTCGCCGCGCTCACAGCCTCGGCCTACGTACCGGCCGCCGGGGCCGCCGCCGTCGCCGCCGCCCCCGCGAACCGGCGCGGTCGCGCGCTCGGGGTGGTGCTGGGCGGCTCCGCGGTCGCCATGGTGCTCGGCGCTCCGCTGGGTGCCCTGGCGGCGTCGCTGCTCTCGTGGCGGGCGGCGTTCGGGCTGGTCGCGGTGCTCGCGGTGGGCACGGTAGTCGGCCTGCTGCGAAGCGGCGTCGGCTCGGATGCCCCGGCGCGTTCGACGCTCGCCGAGCGGCTGCGTCCGCTGCGATCCCCCGCGGTCGCCGGGACGCTCGCAGTGACGTTCCTGGCGATGACGGCCTCGAACAGCGTGTACACCTACCTCGCCGTGCTCGTCAGCGGGCGGGTCGAGCTGTACATCGCGGCGTTCGGGCTAGCGGGCGTGGTGGGGACGTGGTGGGGCGCGACCGCGGTCGACCGCTTCGGCAGCCGGCGGGTGGTCACCGCGATGGTGCTCGTGCTGGGGACGGGTCTCGCGACGCTCCCGCACGTCGCAGGTGCGGTTGCGCTGGCGGCCGTGGCCCCGTGGGGCGTCGCGGCGTGGGGGTTCGTCTCGGCGCAGCAGCACCGCGTGACCGGGATGGGGCCGGCGCCGTTGCTGCTCGCGCTGAACAGCTCCGCGGTCCACCTCGGGTTCGCGACCGGCGCACTGCTCGGCGGCCTCGTCGTCGACGCAGCAGGGGTCGGGTCGCTGTGGCTGGTCCCCCTCGTCTGCTGTGGCGCGGGGTTGGTCCTGCACGGGATCCTCGGACGGGAGGCACGGTCATGA